Proteins from one Panthera leo isolate Ple1 chromosome D1, P.leo_Ple1_pat1.1, whole genome shotgun sequence genomic window:
- the LOC122200591 gene encoding olfactory receptor 10AG1-like encodes MQHKEKPPEENLTELIEFVLLDFADVPHLRWLLFGLFSVIYIAIVMSNGIIFLITKLDPALHVPMYYFLGNFSFLEICYVSVTLPRMLMNLWTQRRTISLVACATQMCCILVLGATECFLLTVMAYDRYVAICNPLHYPLVMNHKICIQLVAGSWISGIPVQIGQTFQIFSLSFCGSNLIDHFFCDIPPILKLACGDTSVSEMLVYIVAMLIVTIPFLLILISYSKIISTVLQLPSATSRAKAFSTCSSHLIVVALFFGSAIITYLRPKHSHSAGIDKVLSLFYTIVTPMFNPMIYSLRNKDVIMALRRLLCK; translated from the coding sequence ATGCAACACAAAGAAAAACCACCAGAAGAAAACCTAACTGAACTGATAGAATTTGTTCTCTTGGACTTTGCTGATGTTCCCCATCTCCGGTGGCTTCTATTTGGATTGTTCTCGGTCATCTATATCGCTATCGTGATGAGTAATGGCATCATATTTCTAATAACAAAATTGGATCCTGCACTTCATGTTCCTATGTACTATTTCCTtggcaatttttcctttttagaaatctGCTATGTGTCAGTTACTCTCCCCAGAATGCTTATGAACCTCTGGACCCAGAGAAGAACAATTTCATTAGTTGCCTGTGCCACACAGATGTGCTGTATTCTTGTGTTGGGAGCCACGGAGTGTTTCCTGCTGAcagtgatggcctatgaccgctacgtGGCCATCTGTAACCCTCTGCACTACCCTCTagtcatgaaccataagatctgTATCCAGCTGGTGGCTGGCTCCTGGATCAGTGGAATTCCAGTCCAGATAGGGCAAACGTTccagattttctctctgtccttttgtGGCTCCAATTTAATTGACCACTTCTTCTGTGACATCCCCCCAATCCTCAAGCTTGCTTGTGGGGACAcatctgtgagtgaaatgttggtCTACATAGTTGCTATGTTGATTGTCACCATTCCCTTTCTGTTGATACTTATCTCCTATAGCAAAATCATCTCCACAGTCCTTCAATTGCCATCAGCCACAAGTAGGGCcaaagccttctccacctgttCTTCTCATCTTATTGTCGTGGCATTGTTCTTTGGATCAGCCATTATCACTTACTTAAGACCCAAACACAGTCACTCAGCAGGAATTGACAAagtactttctcttttctacaCAATTGTGACTCCCATGTTTAATCCCATGATATACAGTCTAAGGAACAAGGATGTCATCATGGCATTGAGAAGATTGCTATGTAAATAA